In Hyperolius riggenbachi isolate aHypRig1 chromosome 10, aHypRig1.pri, whole genome shotgun sequence, a genomic segment contains:
- the LOC137537134 gene encoding microfibrillar-associated protein 1-like: protein MMRTDKEEEETYVRRDQQSMEEGDMMRTITEEEEETYAKSDQQSMKEGDVMRTIKEEEEEEEVYVRGDQQSMEEGLIIKVIKEEETYVRSDQQSMKEGDMMGTIKEEEETYVKSDQQSMKDGDMMGTIKEEEEETCVRSDQQSMKEGDMMGTIKEEEIYVRSDQQSMEAGDIMRTNKEKTQFSEDRTEFSNRK, encoded by the coding sequence ATGATGAGAACAgacaaagaggaagaagagacgtatgtgaggagggatcagcagtctatggaggagggtgacatgatgaggacaattacagaggaagaagaagagacatatgcgaagagtgatcagcagtctatgaaggAGGGTGACGTGATGAGGACaatcaaagaagaagaagaagaagaagaggtgtatgtgaggggtgatcagcagtctatggaggagggtttaATAATAAAAGTGAttaaagaagaagagacgtatgtgaggagtgatcagcagtctatgaaggagggtgacatgatggggacaattaaagaggaagaagagacatatgtgaagagtgatcagcagtctatgaaggatggtgacatgatggggacaattaaagaggaagaagaagagacgtgtgtgaggagtgatcagcagtctatgaaggagggtgacatgatggggacaattaaagaagaagagatatatgtgaggagtgatcagcagtctatggaggcggGTGACATAATGAGGACAAATAAAGAGAAAACCCAATTTTCAGAGgacagaacag